CGCGCGCAACCGACTCGACGAGGAGGCGAGTCCGTACCTCCGCCAGCACGCCGACAACCCCGTCAACTGGCAACCGTGGGACGACGCCGCCCTCGACGCCGCCGCGGAGCGCGAGGTTCCTATCTTCCTCTCGGTCGGCTACTCGGCCTGCCACTGGTGCCACGTCATGGAAGAAGAGAGCTTCGAGGACGAGGAAACCGCCGCGGTACTGAACGAGAACTTCGTCCCCATCAAGGTGGACCGCGAGGAACGCCCGGACCTCGACAGCATCTACCAGACCATCTGCCAGGCCGTCTCAGGCCGAGGCGGGTGGCCGCTGTCGGTGTGGCTCACGCCCGACGGCAGACCGTTCTACGTCGGGACCTACTTCCCGAAGGAGGCCAAGCGGGGCCAACCCGCTTTCCGGGAGTTGCTCGAAAACATCGCCGAGTCGTGGAGCGACGAGGAGGACCGCCGGGAGATGGACCGCCGGGCCGACCAGTGGACCGACGCCATCGAGGGCGAACTCGAATCGGTTCCTGACCCCGGCGAGACCCCCGGCGAGGATCTGCTCGACTCGGCGGCCGACGCCGCGGTGCGCTCGGCCGACCGCGACCACGGCGGGTTCGGCACCGGCCAGAAGTTCCCCCAAGCCGGGCGTGTCCACCTGCTTCTCCGGGCCGCCGAGCGCGCGGCGGACGCGGGCGACGACGACACCGCCGCGGAGTACCGCGAGGTCGCCACCGAATCGCTCTCGGCGATGGCCGAGGGCGGTCTCTTCGACCACGTCGGCGGCGGGTTCCACCGCTACACCGTGGACCGCGAGTGGGTCGTGCCCCACTTCGAGAAGATGCTCTACGACAACGCCGAAATCTCGCGCGCCATGCTCGCGGGGTATCAAGTCACGGGCGACGACCGCTACGCCGCGGCCGCGCGCCGGACCTTCGAGTTCGTCGAGCGCGAACTGACCCATCCGGAAGGGGTCTCCGAGTCGCACTCGGAGGCTCGCGGGGCGGAGTCCCGCGGCGGGTTCTACAGCACACTCGACGCCCAGAGCGACGGCGAGGAGGGCAAGTTCTACGTCTGGACGCCCAAGGAAATCCGCGACGCCGTGGACGACTCGACCGCCGCGGACCTCTTTTGCGACCGGTTCGGCGTCACCGAGTCGGGCAACTTCGAGGGCGATACTGTCCTGACGAGTAGCGAGTCAGTTGGGGACCTCGCAAACGAGTACGAGATGAGCGAGACAGAAGTCGAGGAGACCGTCGAGCAAGCCCGCGAGCAGGTCTTCGCGGCGCGCGCCGAGCGCGTCCGACCCCGGCGCGACGAGAAGGTGCTGGCGGGGTGGAACGGCCTGATGATTTCGGCGCTCGCGGAGGGTGCGCTCGTCCTCGGCGACGACCACTACGCCGACCTCGCGGCAGACGCGCTCGCGTTCGTCCGCGAGAAGTTGTGGGACGCCGAGGAAAACCATCTCTCCCGCAGATTCAAGGACGGCGATGTCGCTATCGAGGGGTATCTCGAAGATTACGCCTTCGTCGCTCGCGGCGCGCTGAACCTGTACGAAGCGACCGGCGACCCCGACCACCTCGGGTTCGCGCTGGACCTCGCGGACGCCATCGCCGACGAGTTCTGGGACGCCGAGTCGGGGACCATCTACTTCACGCCCGAGCGAGGGGAAGACCTCGTTGCCCGGCCACAGGAACCTCACGACCAATCGACGCCCTCCAGTCTCGGCGTCGCCACCGATACCTTGCTCGCGCTCGCGGAGTTTACGCCCGACGAGGAGTTCGCCGACATCGCCGAGCGCGTCCTCGAAACGCGCGGCCAAGAGATTCAGTCGAACCCGCTTCAACACACCTCGCTGGCGCTCGCGGCCGACCGCTACGCTCGCGGGTCGCTGGAGATGACGGTCGTCGCCGACGACCTGCCGGAGTCGTGGCGCGAGGAACTCGCCGCGCGCTATCTGCCGAGTCGCTTACTGTCGCGCCGCCCGCCGACCGACGAGGAGCTATCGACGTGGCTCGACCGCCTCGGTCTCGACGAGGCTCCGCCCATCTGGGCCGAGCGCGACCGAACGGACGACGAAGCGACCGTCTACGTCTGTCGGGAGTTCGCCTGCTCGCCGCCCGAGACCGACCTCGCGGCGGCGCTCGACTGGGCCGAAAGTGGGAGGTGAACCCGGCCGATAGACCACGGCGACTGCCGGATTTTCTCCGAATGAGGTAGCGAAAAGAGAGCGTGTGCGATTCACGTAGCCGAATACGTTGTTTTACTCAGCGGCCTCACCGTCTTACCGATAGAGATTGAGTCGTTGGAGAACCGACCCGATCAGTACCGCGACCGGGATGATTTCGAGCCGACCGACCCACATGTTAATTATTAGCATCCCTTTGGCAGTGTCGGGCATCCCTGGGCCGGTAATTCCGGAGTCCAGTCCGACGTTACTCTGGGCGCTCATCACGTCGAAAATCACGTACTCCAGCGGATAGCCCGGTGAGAGAACGCGCAAGAGGACGGCGACGCCAATCGCAAGGAACGTGAGCCAGAGGACGAACACGACCGTCGCTTCGGTGTACTCGCGTTGGGCCTGTTCCTCGCTGAGATTGCGCTCCCCGAGTTGCAGATACCGGATTGCAGTGTTAGGTCGGAACACGTCCTGTATCTGCCAGATAGTCCCCTTAATAATCGTTATCACCCGAATGAGCTTGAGTCCACTCACGGTCGAACCAGCCGCTGCACCGGTGAGCATGCCGAGACACGTCACCAACGTCGCGCCAGCGCTCCAGACCTGCTCGGTCCCACCGCCAATCGTGGTGCTCCCGAAGCCGGTGTTCGATGTCCCGGAAACGAACTGGAACAAGCTCACCCGGAACGTCTCCTCCAGCGTTGCGTACTGTCCGTTCGTGTATAGAATCCCCGTCAACACGAGGGACCCGACTGCGAACCAGATGAACACCCATCGCGTCTGTAGGTCAGCGTAGAGATTCCGCAACTCACCCTTGAATATCAAGTAGTGGATGGGAAATGCGATACTCCCCGCGACCATTATCGGGACCGTTGCGTACTCGATCAGTGGACTGTCGTAGTGCCCGATGGAATCGGCATGCACCGAGAACCCCCCCGTCGCAATCCCGGTCATGGCGTGGTTGATCGAGTCCCACAGTGGCATCCCGGCGAGGAGGAACAAGACGATTGAGCCGATAGTGAGACCCACGAAGATCTTCCAGATTTCCTGAACCGTGGTCACGATGCTCGGGTGTATCTTCTCGGACCGCGCTTCGCTCTCGTAGAGCGTGTACGACCCACTGCTCCCGCCGCTCCGCCGGAGGATTGCGACGGTGAGGACGATGACGCCGACGCCGCCGACCCACTCGATGAACGACCGCCACCAGTGTAGCGACCGCGGGAGTTTCTCCTCGACGGCGGCCATCGTGAGACCCGTCCCGGTGAAACCGCTCATACTCTCGAAGACCGAATCGAGCGGGTGGAGAAACACCGCAGTCGTCGCATCCATCGGTGGAGTGTTCGTCCAGACGGGGAACGGATCGATCTGGATCGTCCACGCGACGAGGAGAAACGGCAATCCGCCAAGAGCACCGACGAGCGCCCATGCGGTAGCAGCGGTGACCATCGCTTCGCGTTTTCTCGGCGGGTCCGCTTCCCGGTACAGCCAGACGAGTCCAGTCCCGAGTCCCGCCATTACGACCGCCGAGACTACGAAGGCGGGAATCGCGTAGAACTCGCCGTTCACGGCCGCCACACCGATGGAAACAACCATCATCAGGGAAACCGCCTGAACGATACGACCGACGTCACGTCCGACAGTCTTTGTATCTACTCTCATCGTTGATACTCGTTCGATAGGTTGGGCAGAGCGTCGTCGGCTTTCGGACTCACGACGGGGTTTGAGGTTGTCCGGAATTCAACCCGACCGATGGAAGAAGTGTAACACATCGCTTACTCTACTCGATCCTCGTAATGCCCGAAGATGTCCGTGAGTTCCGGATCTGCTCCGGTTGCGGAGTAGACCGTCAACAGGTCGTTCGCTTTGATTTGGGTATTTCCTCGGGGAGTCAGCGGCTTGCTTTCGCTTTCACGTTCGATAGCGACTATCAGGACGTTGTCTGAGAGGATGTTCTCCCTGCCAGCCTCGGTGAGTGTTTTTCCAGCGATCGGTGCGTTCTCCGTTACCGTAATCTCGAAGACCTCCGCTTCGTCGCCGATTCGCATGTAATCGACGATAGCTGGTCTAGCTACTGCCCGGTAGAGGTATCCGGCAATGAGTTGTTGGGGGTTTTCGATGGTGTTCACTCCGATCTGACGGAAGAGATTCATATGCTCTGCGTCGTGAACCACCGACGTGATTCCCGGAATCTCGAACTCCTTTGCGAGCAGACAGACCATGACGTTCGTCGCGTCCTGCTCCGTCGTCGAGATGATCGCGTCGGCCCGTTCTGCTCCGGCATCAGCTAGCGTTTCCTTCATCGTGGCGTCCGCGTTAAGCACCAAGCAGTCGTACTCGCTGGCGATTTCGTCAGCTTTCTGCGTGTCTCTCTCGATGACCACGACATCGTTTCCGGAACGCGTAGCGATGTCGATCAGCGGCGATCCAATATCACCTGCTCCAACAATGATAATGTACATGTGTAGTTTAAATTATTTGTTTGTCGCACGGTCGGTAGTCGGTTTCGTTCGCGCTTCGCTCGTCTCTCGGTCGGGGGAGTTGACACGGTTGTACTGGCGTTACCGTCTCGGGTGCATCGGTGAGAGATCGTCGCGCGACGTCATTGCGGTTGGCGACTGGAACAATGACCCGGCAGAAAAGCGACTCAGCCATCGTCGTTGTCCTCCGTTTCGTCGTGTACCTTTCCGAGGTAATGCCACCGATACTGACCCCCCTCGTCGTCGATATTGGGTTGCCATTTGACTCTGTAGGCGAATAGCCCGTGTTCCTCACCCGTTTCGTCCGGGTGTTTCACGACGACGGTAGTGTACGCGCCGTGGTCCTCTACGTGAACTGGTTCCCCGTACCGTGATTCGATTGCATCTGTTAGGGGCGGATGCTCTCGGAGGAGTTGTTGCGCGTAGTGAATGATATCCCTGAGTTGGCTGTCACTGCTATCTTCGAGCGCAGTCGTAATCTGCTCAGGGGTGTCTTCTTGGGAATCGGTGTCAGGTGGAGTCATATTTTGATTTGGTCGTTGCCGCTTTCGTCCGGCTAAACACTCTCCGACAACCGAAGAGGGTATGATTCGAGCGACATGTTTGCTGTTACCGGTACAGTCTATCTTCCCCTGAATTCCCCACAAGCCATAAATTTTGGCATATAATTTCGCTTCAGAGGAGTATACCTGCAGTATATTTTTGCTAAGCAAATTCCTAGCACTTCCCCGACCATTGCTGACCTTAGATGGTCCGCCAACCGATACCGACGACTCGT
This genomic stretch from Halorussus pelagicus harbors:
- a CDS encoding thioredoxin domain-containing protein, with translation MTDDPTARNRLDEEASPYLRQHADNPVNWQPWDDAALDAAAEREVPIFLSVGYSACHWCHVMEEESFEDEETAAVLNENFVPIKVDREERPDLDSIYQTICQAVSGRGGWPLSVWLTPDGRPFYVGTYFPKEAKRGQPAFRELLENIAESWSDEEDRREMDRRADQWTDAIEGELESVPDPGETPGEDLLDSAADAAVRSADRDHGGFGTGQKFPQAGRVHLLLRAAERAADAGDDDTAAEYREVATESLSAMAEGGLFDHVGGGFHRYTVDREWVVPHFEKMLYDNAEISRAMLAGYQVTGDDRYAAAARRTFEFVERELTHPEGVSESHSEARGAESRGGFYSTLDAQSDGEEGKFYVWTPKEIRDAVDDSTAADLFCDRFGVTESGNFEGDTVLTSSESVGDLANEYEMSETEVEETVEQAREQVFAARAERVRPRRDEKVLAGWNGLMISALAEGALVLGDDHYADLAADALAFVREKLWDAEENHLSRRFKDGDVAIEGYLEDYAFVARGALNLYEATGDPDHLGFALDLADAIADEFWDAESGTIYFTPERGEDLVARPQEPHDQSTPSSLGVATDTLLALAEFTPDEEFADIAERVLETRGQEIQSNPLQHTSLALAADRYARGSLEMTVVADDLPESWREELAARYLPSRLLSRRPPTDEELSTWLDRLGLDEAPPIWAERDRTDDEATVYVCREFACSPPETDLAAALDWAESGR
- a CDS encoding TrkH family potassium uptake protein, with translation MRVDTKTVGRDVGRIVQAVSLMMVVSIGVAAVNGEFYAIPAFVVSAVVMAGLGTGLVWLYREADPPRKREAMVTAATAWALVGALGGLPFLLVAWTIQIDPFPVWTNTPPMDATTAVFLHPLDSVFESMSGFTGTGLTMAAVEEKLPRSLHWWRSFIEWVGGVGVIVLTVAILRRSGGSSGSYTLYESEARSEKIHPSIVTTVQEIWKIFVGLTIGSIVLFLLAGMPLWDSINHAMTGIATGGFSVHADSIGHYDSPLIEYATVPIMVAGSIAFPIHYLIFKGELRNLYADLQTRWVFIWFAVGSLVLTGILYTNGQYATLEETFRVSLFQFVSGTSNTGFGSTTIGGGTEQVWSAGATLVTCLGMLTGAAAGSTVSGLKLIRVITIIKGTIWQIQDVFRPNTAIRYLQLGERNLSEEQAQREYTEATVVFVLWLTFLAIGVAVLLRVLSPGYPLEYVIFDVMSAQSNVGLDSGITGPGMPDTAKGMLIINMWVGRLEIIPVAVLIGSVLQRLNLYR
- a CDS encoding potassium channel family protein; this encodes MYIIIVGAGDIGSPLIDIATRSGNDVVVIERDTQKADEIASEYDCLVLNADATMKETLADAGAERADAIISTTEQDATNVMVCLLAKEFEIPGITSVVHDAEHMNLFRQIGVNTIENPQQLIAGYLYRAVARPAIVDYMRIGDEAEVFEITVTENAPIAGKTLTEAGRENILSDNVLIVAIERESESKPLTPRGNTQIKANDLLTVYSATGADPELTDIFGHYEDRVE